Proteins from one Triticum aestivum cultivar Chinese Spring chromosome 7A, IWGSC CS RefSeq v2.1, whole genome shotgun sequence genomic window:
- the LOC123147156 gene encoding disease resistance protein RPM1-like: MAEIVILLAIEKIGTALANGAANQASMLFVKYGTQLVELQRGMDCVVRELHLMHDFLCQMDIRNRNKQAHESWLEEVRKVAHLMEDMVDEYLYLVGREHDMGCCFYLKKGFKKPRFLISLNQIAVKVKEIEKDLLHLSETKNRWVHVDDVDTSSSNYIVKRSQELAETSRLIDDEDLVGVDENREKLEKCLAGDDLQCSVVALLGMGGLGKTTLAANVYNKARAKLQCHAWVSISQVYSREDVLRNITKELFKDNSSVLSSMVGMDIMSLKEMLKKFLEQRKYLIILDDVWTPEVFDDLSSMLIQSSKGSRLIITTREARVAAFASQGCILTLEPLSVDNTWSLFCKKAFPRDTNHACPAELKPLSEEIAKKCKGLPLVIVLVGSLLRVREKTVEEWREISAQLSWELINNAMLDQIRNVLHLSFIYLPTQLKSCFLYCSLFPEDYLFRRKQLIRLWIAEGFIEERGENTLEEVAECYLRELVNRNMLQLIERNTFGRMRRFRMHDILRDLAADLCKKNCFGVTYQDICGGSLKMGGRRLVLHKLKKGTLQSISGIHQLRTMITLEDSISSFTLLVQLCKESRYMTVLELCSLAVDKIPNAIGDLFNLRHLGLRDTKVKMLPKSIEKLSNLLTLDLGRCDIHVLPCGIMKLNKLRHLFAEKIVGWREFKCGSGMCIPNGHGNLINLQTLQALEVHDESARHLGELKQLRSLRLWNVKGAYCGDISKSLVQMQYLSYLSMSASDEDEVLFLNVCLPNLLKLSLRGRLTEEALDESPLFQTVGAQNLCELDLFWSQLRENPLPSLSRLSNLMRLQFTRAYNGEQLTFLTGWFPKLKILVLRDLLNLNRLEIQQLRCHGQPEKNILNQPQQHDGDPTWH, from the coding sequence ATGGCGGAGATTGTGATTCTTCTAGCCATTGAAAAGATTGGAACTGCCTTAGCAAATGGAGCAGCAAACCAGGCCAGCATGCTGTTTGTGAAGTATGGCACACAACTAGTAGAGTTACAGCGCGGCATGGATTGTGTTGTGAGGGAGCTTCATCTAATGCATGATTTTCTCTGTCAAATGGACATTCGAAACCGCAACAAACAAGCACATGAGAGCTGGCTGGAGGAGGTACGGAAAGTAGCACATCTGATGGAGGACATGGTGGATGAGTATTTGTATCTAGTTGGTCGGGAACATGATATGGGGTGTTGCTTTTACTTGAAGAAAGGGTTCAAAAAGCCAAGATTTCTAATTTCTTTGAACCAAATAGCTGTCAAGGTGAAGGAAATAGAGAAAGACCTTTTGCACCTGTCAGAGACCAAAAACCGTTGGGTTCACGTGGATGATGTGGATACTAGCAGCTCAAATTATATTGTCAAGAGGTCCCAAGAACTAGCAGAAACCTCACGCTTGATTGATGATGAAGATCTAGTTGGGGTAGATGAAAACAGAGAAAAACTTGAGAAGTGCTTGGCAGGTGATGATTTGCAATGCTCTGTGGTAGCACTACTCGGAATGGGAGGGCTTGGCAAAACAACTTTAGCTGCAAATGTCTACAATAAGGCGAGAGCAAAATTGCAGTGTCATGCCTGGGTCTCCATCTCTCAAGTTTATTCTAGAGAAGATGTCTTGAGGAATATAACTAAGGAACTTTTTAAAGATAATTCGAGTGTTCTGTCTAGCATGGTGGGTATGGATATCATGAGCCTTAAAGAGATGTTGAAGAAATTTCTGGAGCAACGGAAGTATTTGATCATATTGGATGATGTTTGGACTCCGGAAGTATTTGATGATTTGTCTAGCATGCTTATTCAAAGTTCTAAGGGCAGTAGACTGATAATTACAACAAGGGAAGCCCGAGTTGCTGCATTTGCTTCTCAAGGATGTATCTTAACACTTGAACCTTTATCGGTGGACAATACATGGAGTCTCTTCTGTAAAAAAGCCTTTCCAAGAGATACAAATCATGCATGTCCTGCAGAGTTGAAGCCCTTATCCGAGGAAATAGCTAAGAAGTGCAAAGGCTTACCTCTTGTCATTGTGTTAGTTGGTAGCCTCTTACGTGTGCGTGAAAAAACTGTGGAAGAATGGAGAGAAATAAGTGCCCAGTTGAGTTGGGAGCTAATTAATAATGCAATGCTTGATCAAATAAGAAATGTTTTGCATCTGAGCTTCATCTACCTCCCAACACAGTTGAAAAGTTGTTTCCTATATTGCAGCTTATTTCCGGAGGACTATCTTTTCAGAAGGAAACAACTTATACGGTTGTGGATAGCAGAGGGGTTCATCGAGGAGAGGGGTGAAAACACATTAGAAGAAGTGGCAGAATGCTATTTGAGGGAGTTGGTTAATAGAAACATGCTACAACTTATTGAGAGGAACACATTTGGCAGGATGAGGAGATTTAGAATGCACGACATCTTACGTGATTTGGCTGCTGATTTATGCAAAAAGAACTGTTTTGGTGTGACATATCAGGATATATGCGGGGGGTCCCTTAAGATGGGTGGGCGCAGATTGGTGCTTCACAAATTGAAGAAGGGTACACTTCAGTCAATTTCTGGTATACATCAACTTCGAACTATGATTACACTGGAGGATAGTATTTCTTCGTTCACTCTACTAGTTCAGCTTTGTAAGGAGTCAAGATATATGACAGTGCTAGAATTATGTAGTCTAGCCGTAGATAAGATTCCAAATGCTATTGGAGATCTTTTTAATCTCCGCCATTTGGGTTTGCGTGATACAAAAGTGAAGATGCTGCCGAAGTCTATTGAGAAGCTTTCAAATTTGTTGACACTGGACCTTGGTCGATGTGACATACATGTGTTGCCTTGTGGGATTATGAAACTAAATAAGCTTAGACACTTGTTTGCTGAGAAAATAGTCGGTTGGAGAGAGTTTAAATGTGGCAGTGGTATGTGTATACCCAATGGTCATGGAAATCTAATAAACCTGCAGACCCTACAAGCATTAGAAGTACATGATGAATCTGCTAGACATTTAGGGGAGCTGAAGCAACTAAGAAGCTTGAGGTTATGGAATGTGAAGGGAGCCTACTGTGGAGACATCAGTAAGTCTCTTGTTCAGATGCAGTATTTGTCCTACCTATCTATGAGTGCAAGTGATGAGGACGAGGTTCTATTCTTGAATGTCTGCCTGCCAAACCTGCTAAAGCTATCTTTGAGAGGACGACTAACGGAAGAGGCATTGGATGAGTCCCCTCTATTCCAAACTGTTGGTGCGCAGAACTTGTGTGAATTGGATCTATTTTGGTCACAACTGAGAGAAAACCCGCTGCCATCCCTTTCTCGGCTGTCAAACTTGATGCGTCTACAGTTCACCAGAGCATACAACGGAGAGCAGCTGACATTTCTCACTGGATGGTTTCCCAAGCTAAAGATTCTAGTTCTAAGAGACCTGCTTAATCTGAATCGGCTGGAGATACAGCAATTAAGGTGCCATGGCCAGCCTGAAAAAAATATTCTTAATCAACCTCAGCAGCATGACGGAGATCCCACATGGCATTGA